TTTACAGCTCATTTTTGATTTTTTAGGAACGGTACCTAATACTATAGAGGTGACGGAAAACTGATTTATATCATTTCCGGATTTTGCCGGTACAGCGATATTAATGTATCTTACTGCCGATTAGATTCATGAACTCTCGTTATGTAAATCACCGCAGATGTCTGTAATAGAAGTGACCGATGCCAACTTTACGAAGGAAAAACAACTGGCCGGGGTATTTATGGGCCGACCGATCCAAAACGCCGACGGACAACTGATTGATATATGCCTGTTTTGGCAAAATCCGCATACCGATACAATCCCTGAATTGCCATTGTTCCGGCCGGGCGTACATTTATCCGAAGAAAAGCGCATCGGTATCCGGCTGCCCGCTTTTTTTGGCAAAAACTTGCATTGGAGGGCCATGTACTCTGTGAGTTCAGCGTTCAAACGTCGCGATTGGAGATGCAGGTGGTGGCCATGCACGATGAGTACCTGCTTACACTGCACCGTATCCTTTCGAAAAAGACGTCGCAAAAGCCACAGGACGCACTGCTCTACAGCGCTTTTTTGGAATACGCAGATGTGGGTATCACCTTCATGGATACCAACGCCGTAATAAAGGTAGTAAATCCTGCCTTTGAAAAAATGACGGGGTATCGGGCCGAAGAATTGGTGGATACCGTAACGGCCGGGTCGTTACGGGTACCGGAAATCCTCGAACGTCAAATACAGGAACTGCTTCCACAAATTACGAAGAAGGATTTGGAGGGCGAAGAGATCATTTTGGTTTACCTGGCGGAAAAAGGGATTTTAAAACGGGAAAATACGCTTTTACGAAAAGACGGAACGCATTTGTCGGTATTATCCACCGTTACGGAGGTGTATGACGACAATGGGGATTGTATTGGGTATCTCAATTTTACCTTTGATATTACAGACCTCAAGCAAGCCCAGCTTCGCCTTGACCTGGCCAATCAGCGTCTCAAGCTGGCCACTCAGGCCGGGAAGGTAGGCATATGGGAATATGATATTTTGACAGACCTATACACCTGGGACGAAGAAGTCTATAAAATACACGGAGTGCCGCCCGGAACAATAGTGACTCACGGTTATTTCCTGTCATTGATCCATCCCGAAGATCGGCATTACATGAACGTTGATCCGGAAAATGTGTGCATCGGCGATTTCGACGTTGAGCCGATCCGTATTCTGGGCCCTGACGGCAAACTCAGGTATGTGAAATGCAGCGGCCGACGCATCTTTAATGAGACAACCGGCCTGACAGATGTGATTGGAGTGGTAACTGACGTGACCAAGAATTTTTTAAGCCAACTGGCCTTAACGGAAAGTGAAAAAAGGTACCGTTTTCTGGTCAATAACCTCAAAGGCGTCATTTTTCAAACCGATTTGCAGGGCAACTGGACTTTTCTGAATCAATACTGGACGGAAATAACGGGCTTTGAAGTAGACAAAGCCCTTGGGGTTTATTGCCTGGAGTTTGTTCATCCCGAAGATCGTGAACGTAATCTGGCCTATATTCTGGACTTATTCGGACAAAAGAAAGAGTATTGTCGGCATGAGGTAAGGTATCTGCATATTGACGGAGGCTATCGTTGGATCGAAGCGTTTGCCAAGCTGACCTTTGATGAAGAAGGGCAGCCTATCGGTACGATCGGTACGCTGTACGATATCAGTGACCGTAAAAAAATGCAGCAGATCGTAGCCGACAGTGAAAAGCGCTTTAAAGCGATTTTCAACTCTACGTTTCAGTTTATGACGTTGACCGATATCAATGGAAATCTGCTGGAAATGAATCAGGCCGTACTGGAAGGCCGGGGAATTGTAAAGGAAGAGGCGCTCGGAAAACCGTTTTGGGAGGCCTCGCCGCCTGAAAAACACATAACACCGCAGCATGTATTAAAAGAATACTTTCAGGAAGCGGCCAAAGGACAGGCCATTCGTCGCGAAATTGAGTTGCT
Above is a window of Runella slithyformis DSM 19594 DNA encoding:
- a CDS encoding sensor histidine kinase, which encodes MEGHVLCEFSVQTSRLEMQVVAMHDEYLLTLHRILSKKTSQKPQDALLYSAFLEYADVGITFMDTNAVIKVVNPAFEKMTGYRAEELVDTVTAGSLRVPEILERQIQELLPQITKKDLEGEEIILVYLAEKGILKRENTLLRKDGTHLSVLSTVTEVYDDNGDCIGYLNFTFDITDLKQAQLRLDLANQRLKLATQAGKVGIWEYDILTDLYTWDEEVYKIHGVPPGTIVTHGYFLSLIHPEDRHYMNVDPENVCIGDFDVEPIRILGPDGKLRYVKCSGRRIFNETTGLTDVIGVVTDVTKNFLSQLALTESEKRYRFLVNNLKGVIFQTDLQGNWTFLNQYWTEITGFEVDKALGVYCLEFVHPEDRERNLAYILDLFGQKKEYCRHEVRYLHIDGGYRWIEAFAKLTFDEEGQPIGTIGTLYDISDRKKMQQIVADSEKRFKAIFNSTFQFMTLTDINGNLLEMNQAVLEGRGIVKEEALGKPFWEASPPEKHITPQHVLKEYFQEAAKGQAIRREIELLDRDYQPMVIDFSIKPLKDDSGKVHSLLTEGRVITEQKRAQAALLESEQRFREISEKVDEIFWIRSGDNQKFLYINPAFERITGHTCQSLYDDPLSFTSLVVEEDFPALIKLITAEQECEFPFRIQKEDGEIRWLMAHVFIVRDDKGIIQRRIGVTNDITPQKEKELLLTRSLEKEKELNMFKSHFVSHVSHEFRTPLAIVQSSIELLQHYLFNTKDIQLNPQYVPKIQHHFSLIENKIIFFTDLLTDLLTLQQIEIGKITFHPQPVDTVVFIIDLIHGFFNDRPDGRSVELRIEGVPRLVWMDEKLLTRVLINLLSNAFKFSKDNPLLRLIFQQDRLKIDITDNGIGIPAEDIPRLFSTFFRAGNVGSITGTGLGLQISKNLVEMHGGHIYVSSQQNKGTTMTIELPITLE